One segment of Agrococcus sp. ProA11 DNA contains the following:
- a CDS encoding DUF2520 domain-containing protein translates to MKPGRLGVGVIGAGRVGPVLAAALAGAGHAIIGIDATGDDAIERAEAMLPGVAILDIPTIIERSELVLLAVPTDALADLVAGLAATGAWQPGQLVVHTAAEHGIEVLRPALERGAIPIALHPAMTFTGTTLDLSRLLEATIAVTAPGPVLPIGQALAVEMGAEPIIVDESDRAAYAEAVAAAREFADGVVAHAMRQLHEIGVERPSRVLGGVVRSAVETALSRYPDPPIEP, encoded by the coding sequence ATGAAGCCCGGCAGGCTCGGCGTCGGCGTCATCGGCGCCGGCCGCGTCGGCCCGGTGCTCGCGGCAGCGCTCGCTGGCGCCGGACACGCGATCATCGGCATTGACGCGACCGGCGACGATGCGATCGAGCGCGCGGAAGCGATGCTTCCGGGTGTCGCGATCCTCGACATCCCCACGATCATCGAGCGCAGCGAGCTGGTGCTGCTCGCCGTGCCGACCGATGCGCTCGCAGACCTCGTCGCCGGGCTCGCCGCGACCGGCGCGTGGCAGCCGGGCCAGCTCGTCGTGCACACCGCGGCCGAGCACGGGATCGAGGTGCTGCGCCCCGCGCTCGAGCGCGGAGCGATCCCGATCGCCCTGCACCCCGCGATGACGTTCACCGGCACCACGCTCGACCTGTCGCGCCTGCTGGAGGCGACCATCGCGGTCACAGCACCCGGCCCCGTGCTGCCGATCGGGCAAGCGCTGGCGGTCGAGATGGGCGCGGAGCCGATCATCGTCGACGAATCGGATCGTGCCGCATACGCCGAGGCGGTCGCCGCAGCGCGGGAGTTCGCCGACGGGGTGGTCGCCCACGCCATGCGCCAGCTGCACGAGATCGGCGTGGAACGACCGTCGCGGGTGCTGGGCGGCGTCGTGCGCTCCGCAGTCGAGACGGCGCTGTCGCGCTACCCCGACCCGCCCATCGAGCCTTGA
- the folK gene encoding 2-amino-4-hydroxy-6-hydroxymethyldihydropteridine diphosphokinase, with product MLSLGANLGDRVATIDAAVRAIDAIDGIRVLGRSSAWESPSWHPDGEGLSPDYVNIILMVGTPMEPVDLLDALQAVEDALGRTRERRWASRTIDIDIVSMGGIEHAEDRLVLPHPRAHQRQFVLQPWLELEPDAELPGHGPIAELADYVDGDVWRLA from the coding sequence GTGCTATCGCTCGGCGCGAACCTCGGCGATCGCGTCGCCACCATCGACGCCGCCGTCCGCGCCATCGATGCGATCGACGGCATCCGCGTGCTCGGGCGCTCGAGCGCCTGGGAGTCGCCCTCCTGGCACCCCGATGGCGAGGGGCTCTCGCCCGACTACGTGAACATCATCCTGATGGTGGGCACGCCGATGGAGCCCGTCGATCTGCTCGACGCGCTGCAGGCGGTCGAGGACGCGCTGGGCCGCACCCGCGAACGGCGCTGGGCCAGCCGCACGATCGACATCGACATCGTGTCGATGGGCGGCATCGAGCACGCGGAGGACCGGTTGGTGCTGCCGCATCCGCGCGCGCACCAGCGGCAGTTCGTGCTGCAGCCGTGGCTGGAGCTGGAACCCGACGCCGAGCTGCCCGGGCACGGCCCGATCGCGGAGCTGGCCGACTACGTCGACGGCGACGTCTGGAGGCTCGCGTGA
- a CDS encoding PH domain-containing protein: protein MTDPHRPQLPPPADAARVPQVARAEAADLVDGEWHRLHPATPLLRGGLSLIIFLGILFSIFRDRLIAIFVPDEFDGEWAQDPFADFIVSQLLWVTLGVIVLVLVLIALFWAGWRVHRFRITGESVEVEQGIFVRKHRRAPLSRIQAINIQKPWFARLLGACKFEVQQAGNDSNVDLNYLRSSVADALRYEILNRASGRSAADNERLAAERRLAAGGGLVGDLLRPDAEIAHLAPDSLVRIPVQRIVLSSLLDGWIVWAVLYMIGTLVVVFGFQQWWALFAVLPAAIAFFAAGMRSLGAKLRYSIAATPDGIRLAYGLASTTTEILPPGRIFALQVKQPLLWRPFGWWQVTFTRAGRIKSDGSGQGGQNSQMASYLLPVGDLRDVRTVIGLVLPELAHSPLVDQGLFGQAPDAFVVSPPRARIFRWFSVRRNGFFVHDAAFLLRTGRIWRALQLVPAPRVQSIAVQQGPIYGAARLARVQFHVPDTVLSPGIGAIDQQDAHTLFEHASRTVKAAMAADASESWASSLVRHAVLPAPPAPAGWQPPAPPQQWQQPGVPPQQWQQPGPPPQPRQQPGPPQQWQQPVPPPQPWQPPAPQQPPSFEQQPPPESDRHDSTPDEQR, encoded by the coding sequence GTGACCGACCCCCACCGCCCGCAGCTGCCGCCTCCCGCCGACGCCGCGCGGGTGCCGCAGGTGGCGCGCGCGGAGGCGGCCGACCTGGTCGACGGCGAGTGGCACCGGCTGCACCCCGCCACCCCGCTGCTGCGCGGCGGCCTGTCGCTCATCATCTTTCTCGGCATCCTCTTCTCGATCTTCCGCGACCGGCTCATCGCGATCTTCGTGCCGGACGAGTTCGACGGGGAGTGGGCACAGGATCCGTTCGCCGACTTCATCGTCAGCCAGCTGCTGTGGGTGACGCTGGGTGTGATCGTGCTCGTGCTGGTGCTCATCGCGCTGTTCTGGGCCGGCTGGCGCGTGCACCGGTTCCGCATCACGGGCGAGTCGGTCGAGGTGGAGCAGGGCATCTTCGTGCGCAAGCACCGCCGAGCGCCGCTCTCGCGGATCCAGGCCATCAACATCCAGAAGCCGTGGTTCGCGCGCCTGCTGGGCGCCTGCAAGTTCGAGGTGCAGCAGGCAGGCAACGACTCCAACGTCGACCTCAACTACCTGCGCTCGTCGGTGGCGGATGCGCTGCGGTACGAGATCCTCAACCGAGCCTCCGGCCGCTCCGCCGCCGACAACGAGCGCCTCGCCGCGGAGCGCCGGCTCGCCGCCGGCGGCGGCCTGGTGGGCGACCTCCTGCGCCCTGACGCCGAGATCGCGCACCTCGCGCCCGACTCGCTCGTGCGCATCCCCGTCCAGCGCATCGTGCTCTCGTCGCTGCTCGACGGCTGGATCGTCTGGGCGGTGCTCTACATGATCGGCACGCTCGTGGTGGTGTTCGGCTTCCAGCAGTGGTGGGCGCTCTTCGCGGTGCTGCCGGCCGCGATCGCGTTCTTCGCCGCCGGCATGCGGTCGCTGGGTGCGAAGCTGCGCTACTCGATCGCCGCGACGCCCGACGGCATCCGCCTCGCCTACGGCCTGGCGTCGACGACCACCGAGATCCTGCCGCCGGGGCGCATCTTCGCGCTGCAGGTCAAGCAGCCGCTGCTGTGGCGGCCGTTCGGCTGGTGGCAGGTCACGTTCACCCGCGCCGGCAGGATCAAGTCCGACGGCTCCGGCCAGGGCGGCCAGAACTCGCAGATGGCGAGCTACCTGCTGCCGGTCGGCGATCTGCGCGACGTGCGCACCGTCATCGGCCTCGTGCTGCCGGAGCTCGCGCACTCGCCGCTGGTCGACCAGGGGCTGTTCGGCCAGGCGCCCGACGCATTCGTCGTCAGCCCGCCGCGCGCCCGCATCTTCCGCTGGTTCTCCGTGCGGCGCAACGGGTTCTTCGTGCACGATGCAGCCTTCCTGCTGCGCACCGGCCGCATCTGGCGCGCGCTGCAGCTGGTGCCGGCGCCGCGAGTGCAGTCGATCGCGGTGCAGCAGGGCCCGATCTACGGCGCCGCGCGGCTCGCGCGCGTGCAGTTTCACGTGCCAGACACGGTGCTCTCGCCGGGCATCGGAGCCATCGACCAGCAGGACGCGCACACGCTCTTCGAGCACGCGTCGCGCACGGTGAAGGCGGCGATGGCGGCGGATGCCTCGGAGTCGTGGGCATCGTCGCTCGTGCGGCACGCGGTGCTGCCTGCGCCTCCCGCCCCGGCAGGCTGGCAGCCGCCCGCGCCGCCCCAGCAGTGGCAGCAGCCGGGCGTGCCTCCGCAGCAGTGGCAGCAGCCGGGCCCGCCTCCGCAGCCGCGGCAGCAGCCTGGCCCGCCCCAGCAGTGGCAGCAGCCCGTCCCGCCCCCGCAGCCGTGGCAGCCACCGGCGCCGCAGCAGCCACCTTCGTTCGAGCAGCAGCCGCCGCCCGAGTCCGACCGGCACGACTCGACCCCGGACGAGCAGCGATGA
- the panC gene encoding pantoate--beta-alanine ligase, with protein sequence MPVATQTLTTIEQMRAFVASERAAGRRVALVPTMGALHEGHLALVRAARTHADTVIASVFVNPMQFGPHEDLERYPRTPDTDTAQLIVLGAEAIFMPEDDEMYPDGRSATVVTAGHLGTVLEGRSRPGHFDGVLTVVTKLLSIVTPDVACFGEKDAQQLFLVRRMVRDLNLPVEIVGVPTVRESDGVAMSSRNAMLAAGEREDARILPRALEAARSASDRGVESMLAAAQSVFQADSGVKLDYLAIVDPRTFAFAGEQHHGPVQVLVAARVGAVRLIDNAVFSIP encoded by the coding sequence GTGCCTGTAGCCACCCAGACCCTGACGACCATCGAGCAGATGCGGGCGTTCGTCGCGAGCGAGCGGGCCGCGGGCCGCCGCGTCGCGCTCGTGCCCACCATGGGCGCGCTGCACGAGGGGCACCTGGCGCTCGTGCGCGCTGCCCGCACGCATGCCGACACCGTCATCGCCTCCGTCTTCGTCAACCCGATGCAGTTCGGCCCCCACGAGGATCTCGAGCGCTACCCGCGCACGCCCGACACCGACACCGCGCAGCTCATCGTGCTCGGCGCCGAGGCGATCTTCATGCCCGAGGACGACGAGATGTACCCGGATGGCCGCAGCGCCACCGTCGTCACTGCCGGCCACCTCGGCACGGTGCTCGAGGGCCGCAGCCGCCCCGGGCACTTCGACGGGGTGTTGACCGTGGTCACGAAGCTGCTCTCGATCGTCACGCCGGATGTGGCGTGCTTCGGCGAGAAGGATGCGCAGCAGCTCTTCCTCGTGCGCCGCATGGTGCGCGACCTGAACCTGCCGGTCGAGATCGTCGGCGTACCCACGGTGCGCGAGAGCGACGGTGTGGCCATGTCGAGCCGCAACGCGATGCTCGCGGCGGGGGAGCGGGAGGACGCCCGCATCCTGCCGCGCGCGCTCGAGGCGGCTCGTTCCGCCTCGGATCGCGGCGTCGAGTCGATGCTCGCCGCCGCCCAGTCGGTGTTCCAGGCGGACTCCGGCGTGAAGCTCGATTACCTCGCGATCGTCGACCCGCGCACCTTCGCCTTCGCCGGTGAGCAGCATCACGGACCCGTGCAGGTGCTCGTCGCCGCCCGGGTCGGCGCCGTGCGCCTGATCGACAACGCGGTCTTTTCGATCCCCTGA
- the folP gene encoding dihydropteroate synthase, which translates to MTEVWGILNVTPDSFSDGGRFVDPGAAIAHARRLLAQGADVIDIGGESTRPGAEPIDPSEELARILPVVEALVREGVRVSVDTIHAATGRAAVAAGAEIVNDVTAGLHDPEMLRTVAGSGARIVLMHSRGIDVTVDTAYEDVVEEVARHLVERVAAAEAAGIGRDRILIDPGFGFSKVPDDNWRLLAQLRRLTGLSLPVLVGTSRKRFLGALLPEGAAADERDGLTAVTSVLAVQSGASAVRVHDVSSTVAALRALEAVEAASRSSADNDADRGSIRLEGIRAFGHHGVLAEERRDGQEFVIDVDLSVRVGAAARTDRVADTVHYGELAQRIVAAVERDPVDLIETLAVRLVELCMQHPLVDAAHVTVHKPHAPVGVPFADVSVSLGRVRPW; encoded by the coding sequence ATGACCGAGGTCTGGGGCATCCTGAACGTCACGCCGGATTCGTTCAGCGACGGCGGTCGCTTCGTCGACCCGGGGGCCGCGATCGCGCACGCCCGGCGCCTGCTGGCGCAGGGCGCGGATGTGATCGACATCGGCGGTGAGTCCACCCGGCCCGGCGCCGAGCCGATCGACCCGAGCGAGGAGCTCGCGCGCATCCTGCCCGTCGTGGAGGCGCTCGTGCGCGAGGGCGTGCGCGTCTCGGTGGACACGATCCACGCCGCAACTGGCCGCGCTGCCGTGGCAGCGGGCGCCGAGATCGTCAACGACGTCACGGCAGGCCTGCATGACCCCGAGATGCTGCGCACGGTGGCGGGCAGCGGCGCCCGCATCGTGCTCATGCACTCGCGCGGCATCGACGTCACGGTGGACACCGCGTACGAGGACGTGGTGGAGGAGGTCGCGCGTCACCTCGTCGAGCGCGTTGCGGCCGCCGAAGCTGCCGGGATCGGCCGCGACCGGATCCTCATCGACCCGGGGTTCGGGTTCTCCAAGGTTCCCGACGACAACTGGCGGCTGCTCGCGCAGCTGCGTCGCCTGACGGGCCTGTCGCTGCCGGTGCTGGTCGGCACGAGCCGCAAGCGCTTCCTCGGCGCGCTGCTGCCGGAGGGTGCCGCGGCCGACGAGCGCGACGGCCTCACCGCCGTGACCAGCGTGCTTGCCGTCCAGTCGGGCGCGAGCGCGGTGCGCGTGCACGATGTGTCGTCGACGGTCGCCGCGCTGCGAGCGCTGGAAGCGGTGGAGGCGGCCAGCCGCTCGAGCGCCGACAACGACGCCGACCGCGGCTCGATCCGGCTCGAGGGCATCCGGGCCTTCGGCCACCACGGGGTGCTGGCCGAGGAGCGCCGCGACGGGCAGGAGTTCGTCATCGACGTCGACCTCTCGGTGCGGGTCGGTGCGGCCGCGCGGACCGACCGCGTCGCCGACACGGTGCACTACGGCGAGCTCGCGCAGCGTATCGTCGCGGCCGTCGAGCGCGACCCGGTCGACCTGATCGAGACGCTCGCGGTTCGGCTCGTCGAGCTCTGCATGCAGCATCCGCTCGTCGACGCCGCGCACGTGACGGTGCACAAGCCGCACGCGCCGGTGGGCGTGCCGTTCGCCGACGTCTCGGTGAGCCTGGGCCGGGTCAGGCCGTGGTGA
- a CDS encoding PH domain-containing protein — protein sequence MAERLEVTGPWQRVSMRYASVEAVSTVLWWLVLGAGATVPIWLANDGDMPWWGWLPLAGAVVLIIIGVTFSILRTRTIGYLERQDDLLVRRGMLFRRFVAVPYGRMQIVDITQGPVERMFGLKSLKFITAAASSAITIPGMPGESAEQLRDHLVAVSESRRAGL from the coding sequence GTGGCAGAGCGCCTGGAGGTCACCGGTCCGTGGCAGCGCGTCAGCATGCGCTACGCGAGCGTCGAAGCCGTCAGCACGGTCCTGTGGTGGCTCGTGCTCGGCGCGGGAGCCACCGTGCCGATCTGGCTCGCGAACGACGGCGACATGCCCTGGTGGGGCTGGCTGCCGCTCGCAGGCGCCGTGGTGCTCATCATCATCGGCGTGACCTTCTCGATCCTGCGCACCCGCACGATCGGCTACCTGGAGCGGCAGGACGATCTGCTCGTGCGCCGCGGCATGCTCTTCCGCCGATTCGTCGCGGTGCCGTACGGCCGCATGCAGATCGTCGACATCACGCAGGGTCCGGTCGAGCGGATGTTCGGGCTCAAGTCCCTGAAGTTCATCACGGCCGCCGCCTCCAGCGCGATCACGATCCCCGGCATGCCCGGTGAGTCGGCGGAGCAGCTGCGCGACCACCTGGTCGCCGTCTCGGAGTCCCGGCGGGCCGGCCTGTGA
- the lysS gene encoding lysine--tRNA ligase translates to MTETPNDSTAQHERADWVSRMADEVIAEAERRGTTPVAASGISPSGPVHLGNFREVMSPHLVIDEIQRRGLDGEHILSWDDYDRFRKVPAGIEGVDESWGEHIGKPLTSVPAPPGSPHDSWAAHFRAQAEEGFAAAGVRYRGISQTEQYAAGAYTEQILHAMRQRREIDAILAQYRTLPAAKDEDEALQQALDASSGAASEDDGSAGAEYYPYKPYCTSCGKDLTTIEAYDDDSTEMTYSCQCGHGETVLLREFRSGKLVWKVDWPMRWAYERVVFEPSGVDHQSPGSSFQVGLQLAPVFGWERPYGPMYAFVGFGGVAKMSSSRGGAPTPLDALAVMETPVLRWLYARRRMNQSFDVAFGSELQRTYDEWDALLKKAAAGTAGEAELAALERATSTAHERMAETPRRIAYRTLASVVDITFGDEEQVLRILGGLDADNPITDLAPLRPRLDRVEAWVATHMPAEEHTAVRERADRAALEALTEQEREAIALLLDGGQGLPPIEEAWTLDGLTHQVYGVAKVQRGLEPGAMVKGDKELSAAQRAFFALLYRLLVDRETGPRIPTLLLAIGRERVRDLLS, encoded by the coding sequence GTGACCGAGACTCCGAACGACAGCACCGCACAGCACGAGCGCGCCGACTGGGTCTCGCGCATGGCCGACGAGGTGATCGCCGAGGCCGAGCGCCGGGGCACCACGCCGGTGGCCGCATCCGGCATCTCTCCCTCGGGTCCCGTGCACCTCGGCAACTTCCGCGAGGTGATGAGCCCGCACCTGGTGATCGACGAGATCCAGCGCCGCGGTCTCGACGGCGAGCACATCCTGAGCTGGGACGACTACGACCGCTTCCGCAAGGTGCCGGCCGGCATCGAGGGCGTCGACGAGTCATGGGGCGAGCACATCGGCAAGCCGCTCACGAGCGTGCCCGCACCTCCCGGCAGCCCGCACGACTCCTGGGCCGCGCACTTCCGCGCGCAGGCAGAGGAGGGCTTCGCCGCCGCCGGCGTGCGCTACCGCGGCATCAGCCAGACCGAGCAGTATGCGGCGGGCGCCTACACCGAGCAGATCCTGCACGCGATGCGCCAGCGCCGCGAGATCGACGCGATCCTCGCGCAGTACCGGACCCTGCCTGCCGCCAAGGATGAGGACGAAGCGCTGCAGCAGGCGCTCGACGCCTCCTCCGGCGCCGCATCCGAGGACGACGGCTCTGCCGGCGCCGAGTACTACCCCTACAAGCCCTACTGCACGAGCTGCGGCAAGGACCTCACCACGATCGAGGCCTACGACGACGACTCGACCGAGATGACCTACTCGTGCCAGTGCGGCCACGGCGAGACGGTGCTGCTGCGCGAGTTCCGCTCGGGCAAGCTCGTCTGGAAGGTCGACTGGCCGATGCGCTGGGCCTACGAGCGCGTGGTGTTCGAGCCCTCCGGCGTCGACCACCAGAGCCCCGGCTCCTCCTTCCAGGTCGGCCTGCAGCTCGCACCGGTGTTCGGCTGGGAGCGTCCGTACGGGCCCATGTACGCGTTCGTCGGCTTCGGCGGCGTCGCCAAGATGTCGTCCTCGCGCGGCGGTGCACCGACCCCCTTGGACGCGCTCGCCGTGATGGAGACGCCCGTGCTGCGCTGGCTCTACGCACGCCGCCGCATGAACCAGTCGTTCGACGTCGCCTTCGGCTCCGAGCTCCAGCGCACCTACGACGAATGGGATGCGCTGCTCAAGAAGGCAGCGGCCGGCACCGCGGGTGAGGCAGAGCTGGCGGCCCTCGAGCGCGCCACCTCGACGGCGCACGAGCGCATGGCGGAGACGCCGCGCCGCATCGCCTATCGCACCCTCGCATCCGTCGTCGACATCACCTTCGGCGATGAGGAGCAGGTGCTGCGGATCCTCGGCGGGCTTGATGCCGACAACCCCATCACCGACCTGGCCCCGCTCCGCCCCCGGCTCGACCGGGTCGAGGCGTGGGTCGCGACCCACATGCCTGCCGAGGAACACACTGCGGTGCGCGAGCGCGCCGACCGCGCAGCGCTCGAGGCGCTGACGGAGCAGGAGCGGGAGGCGATCGCCCTGCTGCTCGACGGCGGCCAGGGCCTGCCCCCAATCGAGGAGGCGTGGACGCTCGACGGACTGACGCACCAGGTCTACGGCGTCGCCAAGGTGCAGCGGGGCCTCGAGCCCGGCGCCATGGTGAAGGGCGACAAGGAGCTCTCCGCGGCACAGCGCGCCTTCTTCGCGCTGCTTTACCGGCTGCTCGTCGACCGCGAGACGGGCCCGCGCATCCCGACCCTGCTGCTGGCGATCGGACGCGAGCGCGTGCGCGATCTGCTCAGCTGA
- the folE gene encoding GTP cyclohydrolase I FolE — MAVDRERVEAAVRELLAAIGDDPGREGLTDTPRRVATAYGEYFAGVGVDPTAQLDTLGLEGETGELVLLRDIEFRSMCEHHLLPFTGVAHVAYLPGDRITGLGRIPAVVDVVASRPQIQERLTDEIADALEVGLEPRGVLVVVEAAHGCVAARGQRQAKSTTVTMASRGELAKPIERAEIMALIGERR, encoded by the coding sequence ATGGCGGTCGATCGCGAGCGCGTTGAAGCCGCCGTCCGCGAACTTCTGGCAGCGATCGGCGACGACCCCGGACGCGAGGGCCTCACGGACACGCCGCGGCGCGTCGCGACCGCCTACGGCGAGTACTTCGCGGGCGTCGGCGTCGACCCCACCGCCCAGCTCGACACGCTCGGGCTGGAGGGGGAGACGGGCGAGCTCGTGCTGCTGCGCGACATCGAGTTCCGCTCGATGTGCGAGCACCACCTGCTCCCGTTCACGGGGGTCGCACACGTCGCCTACCTGCCGGGCGACCGCATCACCGGTCTTGGGCGCATCCCCGCCGTGGTCGATGTCGTCGCCTCCCGACCGCAGATCCAGGAGCGGCTCACCGACGAGATCGCCGACGCGCTCGAGGTCGGTCTCGAGCCGCGCGGGGTGCTCGTCGTCGTCGAGGCCGCGCACGGATGCGTCGCGGCGCGCGGGCAGCGGCAGGCGAAGTCGACCACGGTGACGATGGCCAGCCGCGGTGAGCTCGCGAAGCCCATCGAGCGCGCCGAGATCATGGCGCTGATCGGGGAGCGCAGATAG
- a CDS encoding LCP family protein: MTEAIPRKRHVGRWISVTIVAVIVLALLAAIGWYFLRINPSVQQVETIETAFPEESLRPEVVEGPSQPVNVLLLGSDSRAEDGSLLTDLGDRADTILVAHIPPDRQTVQIMSIMRDSWIEIPGHGMGKVNGALSLGGVPLMVQTVEGLIDQRIDHVAIIDFEGFEGLTEALGGVTVDNDLAFAERGYDFPQGDITLQGEEALVYVRARYPFSDGDYQRTHNQRAFLRGMMSQLMTRENMTNPNRIADIFATVSPHVATTDTVDLGTVLSLAPSLAGISGSEIQTFTMPTLGTGMEGSQSVVYINEDGLAEVQAAFDEESMTTFQPAPER; this comes from the coding sequence GTGACAGAAGCGATCCCCAGGAAGCGCCACGTCGGCCGTTGGATCTCCGTGACCATCGTCGCCGTCATCGTGCTCGCGCTGCTGGCGGCGATCGGCTGGTACTTCCTGCGCATCAACCCCTCGGTGCAGCAAGTGGAGACGATCGAGACCGCATTCCCCGAGGAGTCGCTCCGCCCTGAGGTCGTCGAGGGACCCTCGCAGCCGGTGAACGTGCTGCTGCTGGGCAGCGATTCGCGCGCCGAGGACGGCTCGCTGCTGACCGATCTCGGCGACCGCGCCGACACCATCCTGGTCGCGCACATCCCGCCGGACCGCCAGACGGTCCAGATCATGTCGATCATGCGCGACTCCTGGATCGAGATCCCGGGCCACGGCATGGGCAAGGTCAACGGCGCGCTCTCGCTCGGCGGCGTGCCGCTCATGGTCCAGACCGTCGAGGGCCTCATCGATCAGCGCATCGACCACGTCGCGATCATCGACTTCGAGGGCTTCGAGGGGCTCACGGAGGCGCTCGGCGGGGTCACCGTCGACAACGACCTCGCGTTCGCCGAGCGGGGCTACGACTTCCCGCAGGGCGACATCACCCTGCAGGGCGAGGAGGCGCTGGTCTATGTGCGGGCACGCTACCCGTTCAGCGACGGCGACTACCAGCGCACCCACAACCAGCGCGCCTTCCTGCGCGGCATGATGTCGCAGCTGATGACGCGCGAGAACATGACCAACCCCAATCGGATCGCCGACATCTTCGCGACCGTCTCGCCGCACGTCGCGACCACCGACACCGTCGATCTCGGCACGGTGCTGTCGCTCGCCCCGTCGCTCGCCGGCATCAGCGGCTCAGAGATCCAGACCTTCACGATGCCGACGCTCGGCACCGGCATGGAGGGCTCGCAGTCGGTCGTCTACATCAACGAGGACGGGCTCGCCGAGGTGCAGGCCGCGTTCGACGAGGAGTCGATGACGACCTTCCAGCCCGCGCCCGAGCGGTAG
- a CDS encoding DUF3180 family protein: protein MTRTSAATVLLTALVAGAIAWLLEGMLVMSGRVAVVPPVTLGVALMLLGAVLLVLAWPVRQAAQGKRRIDYRHATAALGFAKASSLVGAMLGGAALGALGFFLTRSVVATDAVVAVAVVAVGGLVQLIAGLLAEHWCVLPPDDDDGAAVAGSPA from the coding sequence GTGACACGCACGAGCGCCGCAACCGTGCTGCTCACCGCCCTCGTCGCCGGCGCGATCGCGTGGCTGCTCGAGGGCATGCTCGTGATGAGCGGGCGCGTGGCCGTGGTGCCGCCGGTGACGCTCGGCGTTGCGCTCATGCTGCTCGGCGCGGTGCTGCTCGTGCTCGCCTGGCCGGTGCGGCAGGCGGCGCAGGGCAAGCGACGCATCGACTACCGCCATGCGACCGCCGCGCTGGGCTTCGCGAAAGCTTCCTCGCTCGTGGGCGCCATGCTCGGCGGCGCCGCCCTCGGCGCGCTGGGCTTCTTCCTCACCCGCTCGGTCGTGGCGACCGACGCGGTGGTCGCCGTCGCGGTCGTCGCCGTCGGTGGACTGGTGCAGCTCATCGCGGGACTGCTGGCCGAGCACTGGTGCGTGCTCCCGCCCGATGACGACGACGGCGCCGCGGTGGCGGGCAGCCCCGCCTGA